In one Gemmatimonadota bacterium genomic region, the following are encoded:
- a CDS encoding PDZ domain-containing protein — protein MLRLRPFLALAAVAVLTPALSAQTRMLRSPSVSADHIAFAYAQNIWTVPRAGGLARRLTSFQGTTENPKLSPDGKWVAFSGSYNGNTDVYVVAVDGGTPKRLTWHTAADIVQGWTPDGTKVLFASARETNGPTAAPRFFTVSVAGGPEEALPMNRAFQGRISPDGKRVAYRMNNSWDEERRNYRGGKNRPIWIVDLKSLELESPPWTDSKDMEPAWVGDVVHFISDRDGVANVWAYDTKAKKLKQETDFADYDVKMLDAGAGVVVFEQGGYVHELDPKTGKQHIVNITVNGDFPWMMAEWKDLSSRISAMAISPTGKRAAVEARGEVFSIPAEKGDARNLTNSSGSAERDPAWSPDGKFISYFSDKSGEYELVIEPQDGISPPRIIKLPNHKHYYTPAWSPDGKKLLYTDTDLKLWVLDVASGQAKIVGEDPWMVPSRTMNPVWSPDSRWIAYVKHLNSLYKAVVVVNAESGQAKQVTDGLADATWPAWDASGKYLWFFASTDFALKSQWLDMSNYDHEENFALYVTLLKKNETTPFGPESDEEIGAPAAAAGGAAGGRGGRGAGAGAAAPDAAATAAERPATPRSAAVTVDIDFDGISNRILAVPGIAERQYTRLKAGAAGTVYFLEPTPASGTAGGGGGRGGAGGAGNTLHRYQLRDRRATAFVSGVADYDVSLDGHKLLYRGGGGGGGRGAAAGGAGGGANLFIVDADRTPPQAGAGRLNASLRAQIDPKLEFAQIFNEGWRNQRDYLYVPNMHGSDWPRMKQLYGQLLPFVNHRADLNYLLDMMGSEIAVGHSYVRGGDMPDVPASTGGQLGADLTIEQGRYRISKIFDAESWNPDLRAPLGEPGLDAKVGDYIVAVNGEELKTPDNIYRLLDGTANRQVVLSLNDKPQLEGARRVTVVPIANDQGLRTRAWVEHNRRVVDSLSKGQLAYVYLPNTGQPGYTSFNRYYFAQQDRKGAVIDERFNGGGQAADYIIDVLQRDFDGYFNNVAGDRMPFTSPAAGIWGPKVMIINEMAGSGGDLMPWMFHNRKIGTLVGKRTWGGLVHTADTPGFIDGGSMIAPRGGFFRRDDKWDVENVGQAPDIDVENWPKDMAAGRDPQLERAIQEALKQLAAKPVQRATKEPASPTWGKRVKPLP, from the coding sequence ATGCTACGTTTGCGCCCGTTCCTCGCCCTCGCGGCGGTCGCGGTGCTCACCCCAGCGCTGTCCGCCCAAACGCGGATGTTGCGCAGCCCGTCCGTGAGCGCCGACCACATTGCCTTTGCTTACGCGCAGAACATCTGGACCGTGCCGCGCGCCGGCGGGCTCGCTCGTCGACTCACCAGCTTTCAGGGCACGACCGAGAATCCCAAGCTGAGCCCCGACGGCAAGTGGGTGGCCTTCAGCGGCTCCTACAATGGCAACACCGACGTCTACGTTGTGGCCGTTGATGGTGGCACGCCCAAGCGCCTCACCTGGCACACCGCCGCCGATATCGTGCAGGGGTGGACGCCCGACGGCACCAAGGTGCTCTTTGCCTCCGCGCGCGAAACGAACGGGCCGACGGCGGCACCGCGCTTTTTCACGGTGAGCGTCGCTGGCGGGCCAGAAGAAGCGCTCCCGATGAATCGCGCCTTCCAAGGGCGCATCTCGCCGGACGGCAAGCGCGTGGCCTACCGCATGAACAACTCGTGGGACGAAGAACGCCGCAACTATCGTGGCGGCAAGAACCGTCCCATCTGGATTGTGGACCTCAAGTCACTCGAACTTGAGTCGCCGCCCTGGACGGACTCCAAGGACATGGAGCCGGCGTGGGTTGGGGATGTCGTGCATTTCATCTCGGACCGTGACGGCGTCGCCAATGTGTGGGCGTACGACACCAAGGCCAAAAAGCTGAAGCAGGAAACCGATTTCGCCGACTACGACGTCAAGATGCTCGACGCCGGCGCGGGCGTGGTGGTGTTTGAGCAGGGCGGTTATGTACACGAGCTCGACCCCAAGACGGGGAAGCAGCACATCGTGAACATCACCGTGAATGGCGACTTTCCGTGGATGATGGCGGAGTGGAAAGATCTCTCGTCGCGCATTTCGGCGATGGCCATCTCCCCCACGGGCAAGCGCGCCGCGGTGGAAGCGCGGGGCGAAGTCTTCAGCATTCCCGCGGAGAAGGGGGATGCGCGCAATCTCACCAACTCCAGCGGTTCCGCCGAACGCGATCCGGCGTGGAGCCCCGACGGCAAATTCATCTCGTACTTCTCCGACAAGTCGGGCGAGTACGAGCTGGTGATTGAGCCGCAGGACGGCATCTCGCCGCCTCGCATCATCAAGCTGCCGAACCACAAGCACTACTACACACCAGCGTGGAGCCCCGACGGCAAGAAGCTCCTCTACACCGACACTGACCTCAAACTCTGGGTGCTCGACGTGGCGTCGGGCCAAGCGAAGATTGTCGGTGAAGATCCGTGGATGGTGCCGTCGCGCACCATGAACCCGGTGTGGAGCCCGGACTCGCGTTGGATTGCGTATGTGAAGCACCTGAACTCGTTGTACAAGGCGGTCGTGGTAGTGAACGCCGAGTCGGGGCAGGCCAAGCAGGTCACCGACGGGCTCGCCGATGCGACGTGGCCCGCGTGGGATGCGAGCGGCAAGTATCTGTGGTTCTTCGCGTCGACCGACTTCGCTCTCAAGTCGCAGTGGCTCGACATGTCGAACTACGATCACGAGGAGAACTTCGCGCTCTACGTGACGCTGCTCAAGAAGAACGAAACGACGCCCTTCGGGCCAGAAAGCGATGAAGAAATCGGCGCCCCTGCGGCCGCCGCGGGTGGCGCAGCCGGTGGACGCGGTGGACGCGGCGCCGGTGCGGGCGCCGCAGCACCGGACGCTGCCGCTACCGCTGCCGAACGTCCGGCCACGCCGCGGAGCGCGGCGGTGACGGTGGACATCGACTTTGACGGCATCAGCAATCGCATTCTCGCCGTACCGGGGATCGCCGAACGTCAATACACTCGCCTCAAGGCCGGTGCTGCCGGCACGGTGTACTTCCTCGAACCGACGCCGGCCTCTGGCACCGCCGGTGGTGGTGGCGGACGTGGCGGTGCAGGCGGGGCGGGGAACACCCTCCACCGGTATCAGCTGCGTGATCGGCGCGCGACGGCGTTCGTGTCCGGCGTTGCCGACTATGACGTGAGTCTCGACGGGCACAAACTGTTGTATCGCGGTGGTGGCGGCGGCGGTGGCCGCGGTGCCGCTGCGGGCGGGGCGGGGGGCGGTGCCAATCTGTTTATCGTCGACGCCGACCGTACGCCGCCGCAGGCGGGCGCTGGACGTCTCAACGCCTCGCTGCGCGCGCAGATCGATCCCAAACTCGAGTTTGCGCAAATCTTCAATGAAGGGTGGCGCAACCAGCGCGACTATTTGTACGTGCCGAACATGCACGGCTCCGACTGGCCGCGTATGAAGCAACTCTACGGTCAGCTGTTGCCATTCGTAAACCACCGCGCCGATCTCAATTATCTGCTTGATATGATGGGCTCGGAAATCGCCGTCGGTCACTCGTACGTGCGTGGCGGCGATATGCCCGACGTGCCAGCGTCCACGGGCGGACAGTTGGGCGCCGATCTCACCATTGAGCAGGGGCGTTACCGCATCAGCAAGATTTTCGATGCCGAAAGCTGGAACCCCGACCTCCGCGCGCCGCTCGGCGAACCGGGGCTCGATGCAAAGGTTGGTGATTACATCGTGGCCGTGAATGGCGAAGAGCTCAAGACGCCGGATAACATCTATCGTCTGCTCGATGGCACCGCGAATCGTCAGGTGGTGCTGAGTCTCAACGACAAGCCGCAGCTCGAGGGCGCGCGTCGTGTGACCGTGGTGCCGATCGCCAACGATCAGGGGCTCCGCACCCGCGCGTGGGTGGAACACAATCGTCGCGTGGTGGACTCGCTCTCCAAGGGACAACTCGCGTACGTCTATCTGCCCAACACCGGTCAGCCGGGCTACACGAGCTTCAATCGCTACTACTTCGCTCAGCAGGATCGCAAAGGCGCGGTGATTGACGAACGCTTCAACGGCGGCGGACAGGCGGCCGATTACATCATTGACGTACTGCAGCGCGACTTTGACGGCTACTTCAACAACGTGGCCGGTGACCGTATGCCGTTCACGAGTCCGGCGGCCGGCATCTGGGGCCCGAAGGTGATGATTATCAACGAAATGGCGGGCTCCGGCGGCGACCTCATGCCCTGGATGTTCCACAACCGCAAGATCGGCACGCTGGTTGGTAAGCGCACGTGGGGCGGCCTTGTGCACACGGCCGACACACCAGGCTTCATTGACGGCGGCTCAATGATCGCACCGCGTGGCGGCTTCTTCCGGCGCGACGACAAGTGGGACGTCGAGAATGTCGGGCAGGCACCAGATATTGACGTAGAGAACTGGCCCAAGGATATGGCGGCCGGACGCGACCCGCAGCTCGAACGTGCCATTCAGGAAGCGCTCAAGCAGTTGGCAGCGAAGCCGGTGCAACGCGCCACCAAGGAGCCGGCATCGCCGACGTGGGGCAAGCGGGTGAAGCCGCTGCCGTAG
- a CDS encoding PAS domain S-box protein translates to MTVPREPVTKRHDDDRHAGPGDWRVLTADGFGHEAARELSRARLQQAHQLAGLGFWDWDAVTDETVWNDEMLRIYGISRGEFTGRGADYLAMTHPDDREMQAANIRRDFEAAAVGEPSDAGRFDARASTKLFRITRTDGTVRWVEGDAVEVVRPDGTPLRMYGVLRDVTEAQESQRELTASLARYRALVDTALDAIVSTDRSGRILLFNAAAERIFACAASDVIGQSLERFIPESSRARHHERLGQFSADNAVRRMCGEEEAVPALRANGERFFLTASISSVIVDGVPLLTIIARDVSDRLAADAERSRLYEQLMQAQKMEAIGHMTGGIAHDFNNLLSVIIGSASMLQEDETLSEDARSLIDDIAASSERAASVTRHLLAFSRKRAMVRAKVDVAETMRALTRLLGRMLGERIRVDVNAHGPCIVHGDAGLIDQMVLNLALNARDAMPEGGVLRVVVAVSPLPPPSLGPEGALHDWVCVSVIDSGAGIAPDVLPHIFEPFYTTKSAEHGTGLGLAMVASEIKQHGGAATVESELGQGTTFRLWFPQSLSEGSAAAQKEPTMRGHGEVVLLVEDEPALRHMAARLLREANFRVLEASDAMAALKLSHETDVAIDVLFTDLILPGEMNGVELAAALQARYPQATVLLTTGYDSAAMLSTERLRAHHVLLKPYRPFDLISAISGIVAART, encoded by the coding sequence ATGACGGTGCCGCGCGAGCCGGTGACGAAACGCCACGACGACGACCGCCATGCTGGTCCGGGCGACTGGCGCGTACTGACCGCAGACGGTTTTGGCCACGAGGCGGCCCGCGAGCTCTCGCGCGCGCGCCTGCAACAGGCTCACCAGCTCGCGGGGCTCGGGTTCTGGGACTGGGACGCCGTAACCGACGAGACCGTCTGGAACGACGAGATGCTGCGCATCTACGGCATTTCGCGCGGCGAGTTCACCGGACGTGGCGCCGACTATCTCGCGATGACGCACCCGGATGATCGCGAAATGCAGGCCGCCAATATCCGCCGCGATTTCGAGGCCGCCGCAGTCGGCGAGCCGTCGGACGCGGGACGGTTCGACGCCCGCGCGAGCACCAAGCTTTTCCGCATCACCCGCACCGATGGAACCGTTCGATGGGTCGAGGGCGACGCTGTCGAGGTCGTTCGGCCGGACGGCACGCCGCTTCGCATGTACGGTGTGCTCCGCGACGTCACCGAGGCGCAGGAGAGCCAGCGCGAACTCACGGCGAGCCTTGCCCGTTATCGCGCACTCGTTGACACGGCGCTCGACGCGATTGTCTCCACCGACCGTTCCGGCAGAATTCTCCTGTTCAATGCTGCGGCCGAACGCATCTTCGCGTGCGCGGCAAGTGACGTGATCGGCCAGTCGCTGGAGCGCTTCATCCCCGAGAGTTCGCGGGCGCGACATCACGAGCGGCTCGGTCAGTTCTCGGCGGATAACGCCGTCCGCCGAATGTGCGGCGAGGAGGAGGCGGTTCCTGCGCTGCGAGCGAACGGGGAGCGCTTCTTCCTCACCGCGTCCATCTCCAGCGTGATCGTCGACGGCGTGCCGCTGCTGACGATCATCGCCCGCGACGTCAGCGACCGGCTGGCGGCGGACGCCGAGCGCTCCCGGCTGTATGAACAGCTGATGCAGGCGCAGAAGATGGAGGCGATCGGTCACATGACGGGCGGCATCGCCCACGATTTCAACAACCTGCTGTCCGTGATCATAGGCAGCGCGTCCATGCTGCAGGAGGACGAGACCCTCTCGGAGGACGCGCGGTCCCTCATCGACGACATCGCCGCGAGCTCCGAGCGCGCGGCCAGCGTGACGCGTCACCTGCTGGCGTTCTCGCGCAAGCGCGCCATGGTGCGCGCGAAGGTGGACGTCGCCGAAACGATGCGGGCCCTCACGCGGCTCCTCGGACGCATGCTCGGCGAACGCATCCGCGTCGATGTCAACGCGCATGGCCCCTGCATCGTGCACGGCGACGCCGGGCTCATTGACCAGATGGTGCTCAACCTCGCGCTCAACGCGCGCGACGCAATGCCGGAGGGGGGCGTCCTGCGCGTCGTCGTCGCGGTCTCTCCGCTGCCGCCACCGTCGCTCGGCCCGGAAGGAGCGTTGCACGACTGGGTGTGTGTCAGCGTCATCGACAGCGGCGCGGGGATTGCGCCCGACGTCCTTCCGCACATTTTTGAGCCGTTCTACACCACGAAATCGGCGGAACATGGTACTGGGCTCGGGCTCGCGATGGTCGCATCGGAGATCAAGCAGCACGGTGGCGCGGCGACGGTCGAGAGCGAACTCGGCCAAGGCACCACCTTCCGGCTCTGGTTCCCGCAGTCGCTTTCCGAGGGCTCTGCGGCCGCGCAGAAGGAACCGACGATGCGCGGCCACGGCGAGGTGGTGCTGCTCGTGGAGGATGAGCCTGCCCTGCGGCATATGGCGGCGCGCCTGCTCCGCGAGGCCAACTTCCGTGTGCTCGAGGCATCCGACGCGATGGCCGCGCTGAAGCTCTCGCACGAAACCGACGTCGCCATCGACGTGCTGTTCACCGACCTCATTCTGCCGGGGGAGATGAACGGCGTGGAACTGGCGGCGGCGCTACAGGCGCGCTATCCGCAGGCAACCGTGCTACTGACTACGGGCTATGACAGCGCTGCCATGCTCTCCACGGAGCGCCTACGCGCGCACCACGTATTGCTCAAGCCGTATCGGCCGTTCGACCTGATCTCGGCGATCTCGGGGATCGTGGCGGCGCGAACCTAG
- the mgtA gene encoding magnesium-translocating P-type ATPase translates to MTSIGSLLPGTPARSAAPSGDTLRPFAFQSADDVLATLESRRAGLSPDEVEQRRAQFGHNEVAHEKPPSWFAQFWHALATPFTLVLLALAGVSWATGDRDAALIIGSMVALATILRFAQEYRSNKAALTLRAMVRTSALVEREEVDDEGVSKGSKRVEMPIEELVPGDIVHLAAGDMIPADVRLLSAKDVFVSQSALTGEALPVEKSDVPPTDLTGAVTDLPTLCLMGTSVISGAAVAVVVNTGGRTTFGSMARGLVGQRVTTAFDIGVNKVSWLLIKFMAVMVPIVFVINGLTKGNWLEAFLFGMAVAVGLTPELLPMIVTANLAKGAVAMSKRKTIVKRLNAIQNFGAMDVLCTDKTGTLTQDHIILEQHLNVVGEEDDSVLDLAYLNSYYQTGLRNLLDVAILEHGELHDILGVDNVWKKVDEIPFDFVRRRMSVVLDRNREVHELICKGAVEEIIGCCTQVRDEDRIEPLDADAIEAAKEVARELNEDGLRVVAVAYREFPTRQHPFTVADECEMILAGFIAFLDPPKESARPALEALRKSGVRVKILTGDNDAVTVKICHDVGLEAGEVVLGTVVSATSDVELEALADRTTVFAKLSPQDKTRIVQALRRRGHTVGFLGDGINDAGALREADVGISVDTAVDIAKESADIILLEKSLMVLEEGVIEGRKTFGNTIKYIKMAASSNFGNVFSVLAASAFLPFLPMLPVQMLTQNLLYDFSQVAIPWDDLDPEYLDVPRQWKADDIGRFMLFVGPISSVFDIATFLCLWYVFGADGLEHASLFQAGWFIEGLLSQTLIVHMIRTEKVPFLQSRASWPVLVMTALVMTAGIAIPYLPLGAKLGFEPPPGLYFLFLGMVLGCYLMLTQIVKRWYLKKFRTWL, encoded by the coding sequence ATGACGAGTATTGGGTCACTTCTGCCCGGCACGCCTGCGCGGAGCGCCGCACCGTCCGGCGATACGCTGCGGCCTTTTGCGTTTCAGTCGGCCGATGACGTGCTCGCCACGCTGGAGAGCCGACGCGCGGGGTTGTCGCCCGACGAAGTCGAACAGCGGCGCGCCCAGTTCGGCCACAACGAAGTGGCGCACGAGAAGCCGCCGTCGTGGTTCGCGCAGTTCTGGCATGCCCTAGCCACGCCGTTCACGCTCGTGCTGCTGGCACTCGCCGGTGTCTCGTGGGCAACCGGTGACCGCGACGCGGCGCTGATTATTGGATCGATGGTCGCCCTCGCCACCATTCTGCGCTTCGCTCAGGAATATCGCTCCAACAAGGCTGCGCTCACGTTGCGCGCGATGGTGCGCACGAGCGCCCTCGTGGAGCGCGAGGAAGTGGACGACGAAGGGGTCTCCAAGGGATCCAAGCGCGTCGAGATGCCGATTGAGGAGTTGGTTCCCGGTGACATTGTGCACCTTGCCGCTGGTGACATGATTCCGGCCGACGTGCGGTTGCTTTCGGCCAAGGACGTGTTCGTCAGTCAGTCCGCCCTCACCGGCGAGGCACTCCCGGTCGAAAAGAGCGACGTGCCTCCCACGGACCTCACCGGCGCGGTCACCGATCTCCCGACGCTGTGCTTAATGGGGACGAGCGTGATCAGCGGAGCCGCCGTTGCCGTCGTGGTGAATACTGGTGGGCGCACCACATTTGGATCGATGGCGCGCGGACTCGTGGGGCAGCGCGTCACCACGGCCTTTGACATTGGCGTCAACAAGGTGAGTTGGCTGCTGATCAAGTTCATGGCGGTGATGGTGCCCATTGTGTTCGTGATCAATGGGCTCACCAAGGGGAACTGGCTTGAGGCGTTCTTGTTCGGCATGGCGGTGGCGGTGGGGCTTACGCCAGAGCTGTTACCGATGATTGTCACCGCCAATCTCGCGAAGGGCGCGGTGGCGATGTCCAAGCGCAAAACGATCGTCAAGCGTCTCAACGCCATTCAGAACTTTGGCGCGATGGACGTGCTCTGTACCGATAAAACGGGCACGCTGACGCAGGACCACATCATCCTCGAGCAGCACCTCAACGTGGTGGGCGAGGAGGATGACTCCGTCCTCGACCTCGCCTACCTCAACAGCTACTACCAAACCGGCCTCCGCAACCTGCTCGACGTGGCCATTCTCGAGCACGGCGAACTGCACGACATCCTCGGCGTCGACAACGTCTGGAAAAAGGTGGACGAGATTCCGTTCGACTTCGTGCGCCGGCGGATGAGTGTGGTGTTGGATCGAAACCGCGAAGTGCACGAGCTCATCTGCAAGGGCGCCGTCGAGGAGATTATTGGGTGCTGCACGCAGGTCCGCGACGAAGACCGCATTGAACCGCTCGACGCCGACGCGATTGAAGCGGCCAAGGAAGTCGCGCGGGAACTGAATGAAGACGGCCTTCGTGTGGTGGCGGTGGCGTACCGCGAGTTCCCGACGCGGCAGCATCCGTTCACGGTGGCCGACGAGTGTGAAATGATCCTCGCCGGCTTCATTGCCTTTCTCGACCCGCCGAAGGAATCCGCACGACCGGCGCTCGAAGCACTCCGCAAGAGCGGCGTGCGCGTGAAGATTCTCACCGGCGACAACGATGCGGTGACGGTCAAGATCTGCCACGACGTGGGGCTCGAGGCGGGCGAGGTGGTGCTCGGCACCGTAGTCAGCGCCACAAGCGATGTGGAACTGGAAGCGCTCGCCGATCGCACGACCGTCTTTGCGAAACTCTCGCCGCAGGATAAAACGCGCATTGTGCAAGCGCTACGGCGACGCGGTCACACCGTGGGATTCCTCGGCGACGGCATCAACGACGCCGGCGCGTTACGCGAAGCCGATGTCGGTATTTCCGTGGACACGGCCGTGGACATTGCCAAAGAATCGGCCGATATCATTCTGCTCGAAAAGAGTCTGATGGTGCTGGAGGAAGGCGTCATCGAGGGGCGCAAAACGTTCGGCAACACCATCAAGTACATCAAGATGGCGGCGAGTTCGAACTTCGGAAATGTGTTTAGCGTACTCGCGGCGAGTGCGTTCCTCCCATTTCTGCCGATGCTCCCCGTGCAGATGCTCACGCAGAACCTGCTCTATGATTTTTCGCAGGTGGCCATTCCCTGGGATGACCTCGACCCCGAGTATCTCGACGTTCCGCGCCAATGGAAAGCGGATGACATTGGGCGCTTCATGTTGTTTGTGGGGCCCATCAGTTCGGTATTTGACATCGCCACGTTCCTGTGCCTCTGGTACGTGTTCGGTGCGGACGGCCTCGAGCACGCGTCGTTGTTCCAAGCAGGGTGGTTCATTGAAGGGCTGCTCTCGCAGACACTGATCGTGCACATGATCCGCACGGAGAAAGTGCCCTTCCTCCAGAGCCGAGCGAGTTGGCCCGTGTTGGTGATGACCGCGCTCGTGATGACGGCGGGAATCGCGATTCCGTATCTCCCGCTCGGCGCGAAGCTCGGCTTTGAGCCGCCACCTGGGTTGTACTTTCTCTTCCTCGGCATGGTGCTTGGCTGCTATCTGATGCTCACGCAGATCGTAAAGCGCTGGTATCTGAAGAAGTTCAGGACCTGGCTCTAG
- a CDS encoding methyl-accepting chemotaxis protein, with amino-acid sequence MQWFLDLPISRKLLGSFLVLATVAVATGLLGVRGIKAVSAADDLVESKVTQPMNDLASLAKLQQRSRINVRDLLLPGTPEDDSRFKANHEAIAKEMDSLNAVFKATLITPAGIEQFAEYEKALLISRKTELEVIALAEAKKDLEGIALMRGRGIGEQKATETAIDKLRASKLAVGKQYAKDGEAAATQAEYFMAGAIAIAFIASILIALFISRIIAGGIAEVSERSEALRSRLIAGLTRLGDGLAHGDLSQTVNETVEPLKVKSKDEMGSLAVTVNEIIDDSQHLATSFGEATLRLRNVITETNRLIAEANAGRLTVRADATQHEGVYREMLEGTNKMLDTLARPLQETSAVLGRIAAKDLTATLEGDYRNDLADLKEAVNQAVANLDVTMSEVASGAEQVAAASSQVATGSQSLAQGTSRQASALEEVSSSLAEVASMSRSNAANAKEAQTIADGGRASAHNGVEGMRKLTEAMHRIKGASDATAKIVKTIDEIAFQTNLLALNAAVEAARAGDAGKGFAVVAEEVRSLAMRSAEAAKSTSALIEEAVQSTATGVALNETVLSALNDIDKQVNRLGEMMAEISAASAEQTQGVDHISKAVGDISQLTQEAAANSEESAAASEEMSAQAAQLQSVVGEFTLASSQGKKPAQVRQAAPRRNAAQPASTAPKAKPRAQVATAFAAADAEALSSF; translated from the coding sequence ATGCAGTGGTTTCTGGATCTCCCGATTTCACGCAAGCTACTCGGCTCGTTTTTGGTGCTCGCCACAGTCGCCGTGGCGACGGGCCTGCTCGGCGTGCGCGGCATCAAAGCCGTGAGCGCCGCCGATGACCTGGTTGAGTCCAAGGTCACGCAGCCGATGAACGACCTCGCCTCACTGGCCAAGCTGCAACAGCGCTCGCGCATCAATGTGCGCGACCTTCTGCTTCCCGGCACTCCCGAGGACGACTCGAGATTCAAGGCTAATCACGAGGCCATCGCCAAGGAAATGGACAGCTTGAATGCGGTGTTCAAAGCCACCTTGATCACGCCGGCGGGAATTGAACAGTTCGCAGAGTACGAGAAGGCGCTGCTGATCAGCCGCAAAACAGAGTTGGAGGTCATCGCGCTGGCCGAAGCAAAGAAGGATCTCGAAGGGATCGCCCTGATGCGCGGCCGCGGGATAGGAGAACAGAAAGCCACTGAAACCGCCATCGACAAACTCCGCGCCTCCAAGCTCGCGGTGGGCAAACAGTACGCAAAGGATGGCGAAGCGGCGGCCACTCAGGCCGAATATTTCATGGCCGGTGCCATCGCGATCGCCTTCATTGCTTCTATTCTCATCGCGTTGTTCATCTCCCGCATCATCGCGGGCGGCATCGCGGAAGTGTCCGAGCGCTCCGAAGCCCTGCGCAGCCGACTGATTGCCGGCCTGACGCGGCTCGGCGACGGACTCGCGCACGGGGACCTCTCGCAAACAGTGAACGAGACGGTCGAGCCGCTGAAGGTCAAGTCAAAGGATGAGATGGGGTCGTTGGCCGTCACGGTCAACGAGATCATCGACGACTCGCAGCACCTCGCGACCTCGTTTGGCGAGGCCACGTTGCGCCTGCGCAACGTGATTACCGAAACGAACCGACTCATCGCAGAAGCCAACGCCGGCCGCCTGACCGTGCGCGCCGATGCCACGCAGCACGAAGGCGTGTACCGCGAAATGCTCGAAGGCACCAATAAGATGCTCGACACCCTCGCGCGTCCATTACAGGAAACCTCGGCCGTCCTCGGCCGGATCGCGGCCAAGGATCTCACGGCAACGCTCGAGGGCGATTACCGGAACGATCTTGCGGACCTCAAGGAAGCGGTCAACCAGGCGGTCGCCAACCTTGACGTGACGATGTCGGAAGTGGCGTCGGGCGCTGAGCAGGTGGCGGCCGCGTCATCGCAGGTGGCCACGGGGAGCCAGTCGTTGGCACAGGGGACGTCGCGTCAGGCCAGCGCGCTCGAAGAAGTGTCGTCGAGTCTCGCCGAAGTGGCGTCGATGAGCCGCTCCAACGCGGCCAACGCCAAGGAAGCCCAGACGATCGCCGATGGCGGGCGCGCCAGCGCCCACAACGGCGTGGAAGGGATGCGCAAACTGACGGAGGCCATGCACCGCATCAAGGGCGCATCGGACGCCACAGCAAAGATTGTAAAAACGATCGACGAGATCGCGTTCCAGACGAACCTCTTGGCGCTCAACGCGGCCGTGGAAGCCGCCCGGGCTGGCGATGCCGGCAAGGGGTTCGCGGTGGTCGCCGAAGAAGTGCGGAGCCTGGCCATGCGTTCGGCCGAGGCCGCTAAGAGCACGTCGGCACTCATTGAGGAGGCGGTTCAGAGCACGGCCACCGGTGTGGCGTTGAACGAAACGGTCCTCAGCGCGCTGAATGACATCGACAAGCAGGTGAACCGCTTGGGTGAGATGATGGCGGAGATTTCCGCCGCGAGCGCGGAACAGACGCAGGGTGTGGATCACATCAGCAAGGCGGTGGGTGACATCAGCCAGCTGACGCAGGAAGCGGCGGCCAACTCCGAGGAATCGGCGGCGGCGTCGGAAGAAATGAGTGCCCAGGCTGCGCAGTTGCAGTCGGTGGTGGGCGAGTTCACGCTGGCATCGTCGCAGGGGAAGAAGCCGGCGCAGGTTCGTCAGGCCGCGCCTCGCCGCAATGCGGCGCAGCCGGCCTCGACGGCTCCGAAGGCGAAGCCACGGGCGCAGGTGGCCACCGCGTTTGCGGCGGCCGATGCTGAGGCGCTCTCCTCGTTCTGA